AGGTCCGGCTGAATACAGCGGAGGCAAGCCGTCCGCCCCGGGACGACGAGCGTGCTGACCCCCGACGCGCCGACGCAGGCGCCGTAGACCCAGGGCAAGCCCTGCCGGACGCACGCGTCATTGAGGAGGAACCGACCCTCGAAGTTGTCGAAGCCGTCCACGACCAGGTCGATGCCGGAGAGGAGGCCGAGGATGTTCCCGGCGTGGACGTCCGCCACGACCGGCTCGACGGCGACGTCCGAGTTGATCCGACCGATGCGGCGGGCCGCGGCGACCGCCTTCGGCAGAGAGTCGCGGGCGTCCTCCTCGTCGAAGAGGGCCTGCCGCTGGAGATTCGAGAGGTCCACGACGTCGCGGTCCACGATCCTGAGGAGCCCGACCCCGGCGCGCGCGAGCAGGCTCGCCGATTCGCCGCCCAGGCCGCCGCACCCGACGAGAAGCACGCGGGCGGCGCGGATGCGCTCCTGGCCTTCCGCGCCGATCGGCGAGAACAGGACCTGCCGCGAGTACCGTTCGTCGCCGCTCAGGGTCATGGAGGAAGCCTCCCGGTCGACGGATCCGCGGCCATACTCTGCGTCTCCTCGTCCGGTATCAAGTGCACGGTCACCGGCTCGAAGGCGAGGCCGACACGCTCGCCGCGCCGGAGGTCGAGCTCCCGGACCGTCCTTCGCGTGACCAGGGCCGAGACGGGGAAGCCGCAGTCGATCTCGATCTTGATCGTGGGCCCCCCGTTGAGGAGCGCGGTCACGGTGCCGTCGAGCCGGTTGGCGCCCGCGTCCCCGTTCCGGGTCAGATGGATCTCTTCGGGTCGGATGCAGGCGAGCACGCGGCTCGCGGGCGGGAGATCGGACGAAGCCCAGAACGTCCGGCCGCCGATCCGGACCCGCGCGAGGTTTCCGTCACGGGCGACGATCTCCCCGGAGAGGATGTTCCCGGTCTTCAGGAACTCCGCGACGGCGCGTCCACTCGGGCGGTAGAAGACCTCTTCCGGTGCCCCGGTCTGAAGCAGCTTCCCTACGCCCAGGATCGATATCCGGTCGGCGAGGGCGAAGGCCTCGGACTGCTCGTGGGTCACGTACACGCAGGTGATCCGCCGCTCCCGGACGATCTGGCGGAGCTCCTCGAGGAGGTGCTCGCGGATCGGCTCGTCGAGGGCGGAGAGCGGCTCGTCGAGGAGGAGGAGATCGGGGTCGAGCACCATCGCACGGGCAATGGCGGCCCGCTGCGCTTCGCCTCCGGACAGCGTCGAGGCCCGCTGACGCGCCGCATGATCGATGTGGATGCGACGCAGCATCGCCTCCGCCTTCGCGCGGGCGCGCGCCCCCCGCTCCCCGCGGATCTTGAGGCCGTACGCGACGTTGTCGAGAACGCTGCCGGAGAAGAGCAGCGGGGACTGGAAGACCATCGCCATGCGGCGGCGCAGCGCGAGGGGAGCGGGCCACGGGATCCTCTCGCCCCGCCAGAAGATCGCTCCGCGATCCGGCCGCTGGAGCAGGTTCATCACGCGCAGGAGCGTGCTCTTGCCGGCGCCCGTCGGGCCGAGGACGACGTGGATCTCCCCCTCTTCCACGCCCAGCGCGGGCAGGTCCAGGATCGGGTGGCCCGAGACGGAGACCCCGACGTCCTCGAGGCGAAGGAGGCTCATCCCTTCTGCCTCTGCTGGATCCAGGTGAACAGCCAGTTGAACAGCATGGTCAGCGCCAGCAGGATCACGCCGAGGACGACCGCGGCCGCGAATTCCCCCTGCCGCGTCTCGAGGACGATCGCCGTGGTCATCACCCGCGTCTGCCCCTTGATGTTCCCCCCCACGATCATGACGGCGCCGACCTCGGAGATGATCGAGCCGAACCCCGCCGCGAGCGCCGCCACGAGCGAGAGCCGCGCTTCCTGGACGAGCTTCCAGTGGACCTGGAGCCTCGAGGCGCCGAGCGAGAGGATCTGCAGGTGGACGCGCGGGTCGAGTCCCTGGATCGCGGCCAGCGTGATGCCGGTCACGAGGGGAGTGGCGATGACGATCTGGGCCAGGATCATCGCCCACGGCGTGTAGAGGATCTCGAGCGCGCCGAGAGGTCCCGAGCGCGCGAGCAGGAGGAACACGAAGAGCCCCACCACGACCGGCGGAAGCCCCATCCCGGTGTTGACCAGCGTGACCAGCATTCGTCGCCCGGGGAAGCGGCGGAGCGCGAGGACGATCCCGGCGGGGACGCCGAGGGCCATGGCGGCGACGACCGCCGCGCCCGAGACGAAGAGCGAGAGCGCGAGGATGCCGGCGAGCTCACCGCGAACGGCGAGGGCCGAACGGACCGCCTCCGCGATCGAGGTCACTTCGCGTCCGGGACGAACAGGGACCGGCCGTACCTCTCGCGTCCGAACTCGCCGATCATCTTCTGGGTCCCGGGGCTGACGAGCCACTCGGCGAATCTCCGGGCCGCGGCGGCATGGGTCTTCGGATGCTTCTCCGGATCGACGACGATCACGCGGTAGGAGTTGAGGAGGTCCTCGTCGCCCTCCGCCACGGGCGCCAGGTCGAGCTTCGCCTTCATCGCCAGATACGTCCCCCGGTCGATCAGCGTGTAGGCCCGCTTCTCGGAGGCGATGCGCGCCGTCTCGCCCATGCCCTGGCCGGTCGAGACGTACCAGTCCTTCCCCGCCGGGTCGACCCCCGTCTTCTTCCAGAGGGCCAGCTCCTTGACGTGCGTGCCGGACTGGTCGCCGCGGGAGACGAACGTCGCCCTGGCCGCGGCGATCTTCTCGAGCGCCTCGGCGGCCTCGAGGCCCTTCGCCCCGGCGGGGTCGGCGGGCGGTCCGACCACCAGGAAATCGTTGTACATGACGTCGAGGCGGAGCGAGCCCAACCCCTCGGCCATGAACGCGTCCTCGGCCGCCTTCGAGTGGACCAAGAGGACGTCGGCGTCTCCTCGCCGCCCCATCGCG
Above is a window of Terriglobia bacterium DNA encoding:
- a CDS encoding ThiF family adenylyltransferase, which gives rise to MTLSGDERYSRQVLFSPIGAEGQERIRAARVLLVGCGGLGGESASLLARAGVGLLRIVDRDVVDLSNLQRQALFDEEDARDSLPKAVAAARRIGRINSDVAVEPVVADVHAGNILGLLSGIDLVVDGFDNFEGRFLLNDACVRQGLPWVYGACVGASGVSTLVVPGRTACLRCIQPDLPAAGAAPTCDTVGILGPAAHLVASLQVAQALRWIVTREAPEPAVLLSADVWTPSLRRTDLPPRDALPRCPCCVERRFEFLDAATSPAESLCGRDAVMVRSLAGSPPSFPEIAARLRPLGEVLVNAF
- a CDS encoding ABC transporter ATP-binding protein; this translates as MSLLRLEDVGVSVSGHPILDLPALGVEEGEIHVVLGPTGAGKSTLLRVMNLLQRPDRGAIFWRGERIPWPAPLALRRRMAMVFQSPLLFSGSVLDNVAYGLKIRGERGARARAKAEAMLRRIHIDHAARQRASTLSGGEAQRAAIARAMVLDPDLLLLDEPLSALDEPIREHLLEELRQIVRERRITCVYVTHEQSEAFALADRISILGVGKLLQTGAPEEVFYRPSGRAVAEFLKTGNILSGEIVARDGNLARVRIGGRTFWASSDLPPASRVLACIRPEEIHLTRNGDAGANRLDGTVTALLNGGPTIKIEIDCGFPVSALVTRRTVRELDLRRGERVGLAFEPVTVHLIPDEETQSMAADPSTGRLPP
- a CDS encoding ABC transporter permease encodes the protein MTSIAEAVRSALAVRGELAGILALSLFVSGAAVVAAMALGVPAGIVLALRRFPGRRMLVTLVNTGMGLPPVVVGLFVFLLLARSGPLGALEILYTPWAMILAQIVIATPLVTGITLAAIQGLDPRVHLQILSLGASRLQVHWKLVQEARLSLVAALAAGFGSIISEVGAVMIVGGNIKGQTRVMTTAIVLETRQGEFAAAVVLGVILLALTMLFNWLFTWIQQRQKG
- a CDS encoding substrate-binding domain-containing protein; its protein translation is MRPIAISVLAALLLLPASHAADSLILATTTSTQDSGLLDVLIPAFEARFPIKVKTIAVGSGEAIAMGRRGDADVLLVHSKAAEDAFMAEGLGSLRLDVMYNDFLVVGPPADPAGAKGLEAAEALEKIAAARATFVSRGDQSGTHVKELALWKKTGVDPAGKDWYVSTGQGMGETARIASEKRAYTLIDRGTYLAMKAKLDLAPVAEGDEDLLNSYRVIVVDPEKHPKTHAAAARRFAEWLVSPGTQKMIGEFGRERYGRSLFVPDAK